A window of Pedobacter lusitanus contains these coding sequences:
- a CDS encoding Ku protein: MKAVWKGSIGFGLVNIPVRLFSAVQNSTLDLDMLDEKDHSRIKFKRINENTRKEVPFDKIVKGYLLKEKYVILDEQDFLDASPEKSKMIELENFVNIDEINPIYYETSYYAEPEKQGNRAYALLLKALIKSKKAGVARFVLRSTENLCIIHPMDNVIVITKIRFPEEIRPYKELDLPSLTAINKKELDVGLALIKQYTSEFNIEGFHDEYSAELLKIIKAKAKGKRAIVKKLKPREELSDDLYGQLMKSLNGKRGA; encoded by the coding sequence ATGAAGGCAGTTTGGAAAGGATCCATCGGATTTGGATTGGTTAATATTCCGGTTAGGCTTTTCTCAGCAGTTCAGAATAGCACTTTAGATTTGGATATGCTGGATGAAAAAGACCATTCGAGAATTAAATTTAAGCGGATAAACGAAAATACACGAAAAGAAGTACCATTCGATAAAATAGTAAAAGGCTATTTATTGAAGGAAAAGTATGTCATCTTAGACGAGCAGGATTTCCTGGATGCCAGCCCTGAGAAAAGTAAAATGATTGAGTTAGAGAATTTCGTAAACATCGACGAGATCAATCCTATTTACTATGAAACCTCGTACTATGCAGAACCCGAAAAGCAAGGAAATAGGGCCTATGCGTTACTACTGAAAGCATTAATCAAATCGAAAAAAGCAGGTGTCGCAAGATTCGTTCTTCGCAGCACAGAAAACCTGTGCATTATTCATCCCATGGACAATGTTATTGTTATTACAAAAATCAGGTTCCCGGAAGAGATCCGCCCCTATAAAGAACTTGATCTTCCATCACTTACGGCTATCAATAAAAAGGAGTTAGATGTTGGCCTCGCTTTGATAAAACAATACACTTCCGAATTTAATATTGAAGGCTTCCATGACGAATACAGCGCCGAACTTTTAAAAATTATTAAGGCAAAGGCTAAAGGAAAACGGGCGATTGTGAAAAAACTAAAACCAAGAGAAGAGCTTAGCGATGATTTATACGGACAGTTGATGAAAAGCTTAAATGGTAAAAGGGGGGCCTAA
- a CDS encoding DUF421 domain-containing protein, translating into MELIVKLFGEDKNLTTLNMSLRAVMVYLILLLLIRISGTRTLAKKTAFDNIIVITVGALLSRVIVGASEFVPTVTAGFSLVVAHRCLAWISLRHPWLDKWIKGSRRLLYKNGIIHHQNLVKSLMSEEDLLESVRTGSNIDTLEKIEEARLERTGEVSIIKNKFITLGS; encoded by the coding sequence ATGGAACTTATTGTAAAACTCTTTGGAGAAGACAAAAACCTTACGACTTTAAATATGAGTTTAAGGGCTGTTATGGTATATTTAATTTTACTTCTGCTCATTAGAATTTCAGGAACACGTACTCTTGCTAAAAAGACGGCTTTTGATAACATTATAGTTATCACTGTGGGCGCCTTACTTAGCAGGGTAATCGTAGGTGCATCTGAATTTGTTCCAACGGTTACTGCAGGCTTTTCATTGGTTGTTGCCCATCGTTGTCTTGCATGGATTAGTTTGCGACACCCATGGCTGGATAAATGGATTAAGGGATCCAGAAGACTGCTTTATAAGAATGGGATAATCCACCATCAAAACTTAGTGAAGAGTCTCATGTCTGAAGAAGATTTGTTGGAAAGTGTAAGGACAGGAAGTAATATAGATACACTTGAAAAAATAGAAGAAGCCAGATTAGAACGTACGGGCGAAGTAAGTATTATAAAAAATAAATTTATCACACTTGGCAGCTAA
- a CDS encoding ferritin-like domain-containing protein, whose translation METTVKKNAKTRSKKPSGKTGKMENSEFHEFFVDELKDIYWAEKHLVKALPKMKKAATSPELASAFEKHTEETNNHIATLEQVFQLLDEKAQAKKCDAMEGLLKEADGVIEDTDAGTLIRDAGLILAAQKVEHYEIATYGTLIVFAQNMGHNDVAELLQFTLDNEKATDVVLTEIAESYVNEQATAE comes from the coding sequence ATGGAAACAACAGTAAAAAAGAATGCAAAAACAAGAAGTAAAAAACCAAGTGGTAAAACTGGAAAAATGGAAAATTCAGAATTTCATGAATTCTTTGTAGATGAGCTTAAGGACATCTACTGGGCTGAAAAACATCTGGTAAAGGCCTTACCTAAAATGAAAAAAGCGGCAACCAGTCCGGAACTTGCCTCAGCTTTTGAAAAACATACTGAAGAAACCAATAACCACATTGCCACCCTGGAGCAGGTATTCCAGTTGCTGGATGAAAAAGCCCAGGCAAAAAAATGTGATGCGATGGAAGGATTGCTGAAAGAGGCCGATGGTGTCATTGAAGATACCGATGCCGGCACTTTGATCCGTGATGCCGGACTAATCCTTGCCGCTCAGAAGGTGGAACATTATGAAATTGCCACTTATGGTACATTAATCGTGTTCGCACAAAACATGGGGCACAATGACGTAGCTGAACTCTTGCAATTTACCCTTGACAATGAAAAAGCTACCGATGTTGTGTTGACTGAAATAGCAGAAAGTTATGTTAACGAACAGGCAACGGCCGAATAA
- a CDS encoding haloalkane dehalogenase — protein MQTDENQMDNKLFGFPFQKKFREINGVNMAYIEEGEGDPIVFLHGNPTSSYIWRNILPHMQKLGRCIAPDLMGMGDSSKLLNSNSHTFAENAKYVNELFEQLGINRNIIFVVHDWGAALAFDWASRHSEAVKGIVYMEAVMRLKTWSELPPPAEQFFKAIRSEKGEGMVLQQNALIEFNLSGSVLRQLSPEEMDQYRRPFKDAGEGRRPMLNWARQLPFEGEPVNIVKIVSDYNNWLAHSPISKLFIEANPGTQSEKEKEFCNTLSNQTHVTVKGHHHLQEDSPDEIGTAISKWIQKLK, from the coding sequence ATGCAAACAGACGAAAATCAAATGGATAATAAACTATTCGGATTCCCTTTTCAAAAGAAGTTTAGGGAAATAAACGGAGTTAATATGGCTTATATAGAAGAAGGTGAAGGAGACCCAATTGTTTTTCTTCATGGGAATCCAACTTCATCCTATATATGGCGTAATATCCTTCCTCATATGCAAAAACTAGGGCGATGCATCGCTCCTGATCTGATGGGAATGGGAGATTCAAGCAAATTACTTAATAGCAATTCTCATACATTTGCTGAAAATGCAAAATATGTTAATGAGTTGTTTGAACAATTGGGGATTAACCGAAACATTATATTTGTTGTGCATGATTGGGGAGCAGCACTAGCATTTGACTGGGCAAGTCGTCATTCAGAAGCAGTTAAGGGAATTGTCTATATGGAAGCAGTTATGAGATTGAAGACCTGGAGTGAACTACCTCCACCCGCAGAGCAATTCTTTAAAGCGATACGATCAGAAAAAGGGGAAGGAATGGTACTGCAACAAAATGCACTTATTGAGTTTAATCTGTCTGGAAGTGTGTTGCGTCAATTATCCCCTGAAGAAATGGACCAATATCGCCGTCCCTTTAAAGATGCTGGTGAAGGACGGAGACCTATGTTAAATTGGGCTCGCCAGTTGCCTTTTGAAGGTGAACCAGTAAATATTGTGAAAATTGTAAGTGATTACAATAATTGGCTTGCTCATAGCCCAATTTCTAAGTTATTTATTGAAGCAAACCCTGGGACACAATCCGAAAAGGAAAAAGAATTTTGCAATACATTAAGCAACCAAACACATGTAACAGTTAAAGGGCATCACCATTTACAAGAAGATTCTCCGGATGAAATTGGTACAGCAATTTCTAAGTGGATACAAAAATTGAAGTAA
- a CDS encoding DUF6496 domain-containing protein: MAKYSEKASEKVEKTMHEMKEGKLKSGNGKKVTTRKQAVAIGLSEARKAGAKVPKKKS, translated from the coding sequence ATGGCAAAGTATTCAGAAAAGGCATCGGAGAAAGTAGAAAAAACGATGCATGAAATGAAAGAGGGAAAACTAAAATCCGGAAACGGCAAAAAGGTAACCACTAGAAAGCAGGCTGTTGCGATCGGCTTGTCGGAAGCAAGAAAAGCAGGGGCTAAAGTCCCAAAAAAGAAATCTTAA
- a CDS encoding DUF4142 domain-containing protein encodes MENFKNYAIITVAACMIAVSSAGNKTGLVNKDVSILLSPQKDTISTEQFIKQLSLSSAKEINLSKLAKQKSKNSKVREYAVKAMDASILIYSDLKPFAEPRNITLADSTTFVPDQLISA; translated from the coding sequence ATGGAAAATTTCAAAAACTATGCCATTATAACCGTAGCAGCCTGCATGATAGCAGTAAGCAGTGCCGGCAACAAAACAGGATTAGTAAATAAGGATGTAAGCATCCTTCTCAGTCCACAGAAGGACACAATTAGTACTGAGCAGTTTATCAAACAGTTATCGCTTTCTAGTGCTAAGGAAATCAATCTGTCAAAACTTGCTAAACAGAAATCAAAAAATTCAAAAGTCAGGGAATATGCTGTAAAAGCAATGGACGCCAGCATTCTGATTTATTCAGATCTGAAACCATTTGCAGAACCCAGGAATATTACGCTTGCCGATTCGACAACCTTTGTTCCCGATCAGCTCATTTCTGCTTAA
- a CDS encoding amidohydrolase family protein, producing the protein MLEFDRFPKIDAHFHSTFYNPVYEKIAKDCHLKYININTDASVFPSMEVQENVALAYVKKAPEHFSYIASFEMQGWQDPSWFSGVLDRLEKSIDQGAVGVKIWKNIGMEILKPNDQSFLMIDDPFFDPLILFLSKNKIPVLTHLGEPKNCWLPIEEMTSERNKAYYTKNPEFHAYLHPEIPTYERQIEARDYLMVKYPDLTLIGAHLGSLEWSYKELAKRFDQYSNFYVDLSSRLGHLQMQSVKDYEGVRNFFIKYADRIMYGTDAYNNPEKLTSSLINDWKYFTTNKHCESAEINGIFKGIHLPEEVLRQLYCANAQRIYGLI; encoded by the coding sequence ATGCTTGAATTTGACCGTTTTCCGAAAATAGATGCTCACTTTCACTCCACCTTTTACAATCCTGTTTATGAGAAAATAGCGAAAGACTGCCATCTAAAATATATTAATATCAATACTGATGCAAGCGTTTTTCCATCTATGGAAGTTCAGGAAAATGTGGCTTTAGCGTACGTTAAAAAAGCTCCTGAACACTTTTCCTATATTGCCAGCTTCGAGATGCAGGGTTGGCAGGATCCTTCCTGGTTTAGCGGTGTGTTAGATCGTCTGGAGAAATCTATTGATCAGGGAGCAGTTGGTGTCAAAATCTGGAAAAATATTGGCATGGAAATTTTAAAACCAAATGATCAGTCTTTTTTAATGATTGATGACCCGTTCTTTGATCCGCTCATTCTTTTTTTAAGCAAAAATAAGATTCCTGTACTTACCCATTTAGGAGAACCTAAGAACTGCTGGTTGCCTATTGAAGAAATGACATCAGAGAGAAACAAGGCATATTATACTAAAAATCCAGAATTTCATGCTTATTTACATCCGGAAATCCCCACTTATGAAAGGCAGATAGAGGCAAGAGATTATCTAATGGTAAAATATCCGGACTTAACATTAATTGGCGCTCATCTGGGAAGTTTAGAATGGAGTTACAAAGAGCTTGCCAAACGCTTTGACCAATATTCTAATTTTTACGTTGATTTATCTTCACGTTTAGGGCATTTGCAGATGCAGTCTGTTAAAGATTATGAGGGCGTACGTAATTTTTTTATTAAATATGCTGATCGCATTATGTATGGAACTGATGCCTATAACAATCCTGAGAAACTGACAAGTTCCCTAATTAATGACTGGAAGTATTTCACCACAAATAAGCATTGTGAATCTGCAGAGATAAATGGTATATTTAAGGGGATTCATTTACCCGAAGAGGTGCTCCGCCAGCTTTATTGTGCCAATGCGCAAAGAATATACGGCTTGATCTGA
- a CDS encoding four-helix bundle copper-binding protein, producing the protein MGYHEWKSCIDACLECAAICDHCASSCTKEEDVEMMAGCIELDMQCASVCYAAAQLMSLGSPQAKDLCRICAEICDACGTECGKHNTEHCEECAEACLHCAQECRKMVA; encoded by the coding sequence ATGGGATATCATGAATGGAAATCATGCATTGATGCATGTCTGGAATGCGCAGCAATCTGTGACCACTGTGCAAGTTCCTGCACTAAAGAAGAAGATGTTGAAATGATGGCCGGTTGTATTGAACTGGATATGCAGTGTGCTTCGGTTTGTTATGCTGCTGCTCAACTGATGAGTCTAGGAAGTCCTCAGGCTAAAGACTTATGTAGGATTTGTGCAGAGATCTGCGATGCCTGCGGAACGGAATGTGGTAAACACAATACCGAGCATTGTGAGGAATGTGCAGAAGCTTGTCTGCATTGCGCACAGGAATGTAGAAAAATGGTTGCTTAA
- a CDS encoding MmgE/PrpD family protein: MKKELQTRQIALFVLNTTYNDIGKANIEQLKRHLLDAIGSLIHASVKPTIKKLIRQIQTMGEQGDCYVPLTKNLPYDRAAQLYTALIRYPDFMDNFMAKEATCHPSDNVGALLAAAQYKKCSGQDFLTAMAIAYQIECRLVQEIPVMKEGIDHTLLLAYSATAAAAKLIGLDKEQIAHALGIIGSSVSPMVTSRASYTYEWKGMASSMDVMECLGTVFLAKEGMTGPIAIFEGPKGFKEVFGLKLDYDWTKENFELISKCVLKSYNAEVHSQSALEAITELKQQHHINAEEVDKIEITTFLTAYHIIGSGAYGNRQIVETKEQADHSLFYLAAVALIDGEVYPDQLEPERINRKDVQELLQKVSVKTGFPIHQPISIAGLLDPYTQAYPDKVKAKVEISLKNGSALTCEKEDYHGFFTRPFTWEDTITKFLRLSSGIIDRETQKEIIRSVTGLEQLEDMKQFAELLSKKIR, from the coding sequence ATGAAAAAAGAACTACAGACCAGACAGATTGCTTTATTTGTCTTAAACACGACTTACAACGACATAGGAAAAGCTAATATTGAACAGTTAAAACGACATCTTCTGGATGCTATAGGTTCATTAATACATGCCTCAGTAAAACCCACCATAAAAAAACTAATCCGGCAAATACAAACTATGGGTGAACAAGGCGATTGCTACGTACCACTGACTAAAAATTTACCTTATGACCGCGCTGCTCAGCTGTATACTGCACTTATCCGTTATCCGGATTTTATGGATAATTTCATGGCAAAAGAGGCCACATGTCATCCAAGTGATAACGTTGGCGCATTGCTTGCTGCCGCTCAGTATAAAAAATGCTCAGGACAGGACTTTCTGACTGCCATGGCAATAGCTTATCAGATTGAATGCAGGCTGGTACAGGAAATCCCCGTAATGAAAGAAGGCATAGACCATACTTTGTTGCTGGCTTATTCTGCTACTGCAGCCGCTGCAAAACTAATTGGTCTTGACAAAGAACAAATCGCTCATGCACTAGGAATTATTGGAAGCTCTGTCAGCCCTATGGTCACAAGCAGAGCATCTTACACTTACGAATGGAAAGGCATGGCCTCTTCTATGGACGTAATGGAATGTCTGGGCACAGTATTTCTGGCAAAGGAAGGTATGACCGGCCCTATTGCAATTTTTGAAGGACCTAAAGGTTTCAAAGAAGTGTTTGGACTTAAACTTGATTATGACTGGACTAAGGAAAACTTTGAGCTGATCAGCAAGTGTGTTCTTAAAAGTTATAATGCTGAGGTTCATTCACAGTCTGCATTGGAGGCCATCACAGAACTTAAACAACAACACCATATAAATGCAGAAGAAGTAGATAAAATCGAGATCACCACCTTTTTAACCGCTTATCATATTATTGGCTCTGGGGCGTATGGAAACAGACAAATAGTAGAAACAAAAGAACAGGCTGATCATAGCCTTTTTTACCTGGCAGCTGTTGCACTAATCGATGGAGAGGTTTATCCTGATCAGTTAGAACCAGAGCGGATCAACCGTAAAGACGTACAGGAACTGCTTCAAAAAGTATCCGTAAAAACCGGTTTCCCTATTCACCAGCCAATCAGCATTGCTGGATTGCTAGATCCCTATACACAAGCTTATCCGGATAAAGTAAAAGCAAAGGTAGAAATCAGTTTGAAAAATGGATCTGCTTTAACTTGTGAAAAAGAAGATTACCATGGATTTTTCACCAGGCCATTTACCTGGGAAGATACTATTACAAAGTTTCTCAGGCTCTCTTCTGGTATTATTGACAGAGAGACGCAGAAAGAAATTATCAGATCTGTAACAGGATTAGAACAACTGGAAGATATGAAGCAATTTGCAGAACTCCTGTCAAAGAAAATCAGATAA
- a CDS encoding response regulator — protein sequence METIIVQDTDAAILDVLTEALTMDGFYVLPVQNAAEDFLALVDRYKPHVVLLDYRLNGDTCKRICFEIKQRYPHLPVIAMSCNYNIDRLYGINGFDGYIRKPFDLNLLYTILRKYIPE from the coding sequence ATGGAAACCATCATTGTACAGGATACAGATGCTGCCATTTTGGATGTCTTGACTGAAGCCTTAACTATGGATGGCTTTTATGTTTTGCCAGTTCAAAACGCTGCTGAGGATTTTCTTGCTTTGGTTGATCGGTATAAACCTCATGTGGTATTGTTAGATTACAGACTGAACGGGGATACTTGTAAGCGGATTTGTTTTGAAATCAAACAACGCTATCCACACCTTCCGGTAATTGCCATGAGCTGTAACTATAATATTGACCGTTTGTATGGCATAAATGGTTTTGATGGCTACATTCGTAAACCTTTTGATCTGAATTTGCTATACACAATTCTTAGAAAATACATTCCTGAATAG
- a CDS encoding CinA family protein, giving the protein MRKDIDLTHLLACGEMLIKHNLTLAFAESATAGRLSAEFALIPDAGKFLKGGIVCYDADLKCTLLDVPQEQLKAFTPESEIVTCSITAGLQKLIPADIHIGCTGLTAPGGSETTDKPVGTMFLYGVKSRELLFSERSTFQGAPEEIVRQTVEFLAQRLHNYLKFLK; this is encoded by the coding sequence ATGAGAAAGGATATAGATCTCACCCATTTACTTGCGTGCGGGGAAATGCTCATCAAGCATAACCTGACCCTCGCGTTTGCAGAAAGCGCTACTGCGGGACGCCTCTCCGCTGAATTTGCACTGATACCAGATGCAGGGAAATTCCTTAAAGGTGGTATCGTTTGTTATGATGCAGATTTAAAATGTACCCTGCTGGATGTGCCCCAAGAGCAACTTAAAGCCTTTACCCCTGAATCTGAAATCGTTACTTGCTCTATCACGGCTGGTCTGCAAAAACTTATTCCCGCTGATATCCATATCGGCTGCACCGGACTCACCGCACCTGGCGGCAGCGAGACCACAGATAAGCCTGTGGGTACCATGTTTTTGTATGGGGTTAAATCACGTGAATTGCTTTTTAGCGAAAGGTCAACCTTCCAGGGAGCACCTGAAGAAATTGTCCGTCAGACTGTCGAATTCCTGGCCCAACGCCTGCACAATTACTTGAAATTCCTGAAATAA
- a CDS encoding GNAT family N-acetyltransferase, which yields MKIEEITNYTSEIKNTVAYFLKLLQGNSTGISDHQLQEIISSENSHLFFAINDHDVYMGMLTVGIYQSPTGKKAWIEDVVVDEAFRGQGVGQTLTTFAVRFARQHQVDLLALTSSPVRVAANNLYKKLGFQPKETNVYKMILIKDCYA from the coding sequence ATGAAAATTGAGGAAATTACAAATTATACTTCTGAAATAAAAAATACTGTGGCGTATTTTCTGAAGTTATTACAGGGGAATAGTACAGGTATCTCTGATCATCAGCTACAGGAGATAATATCATCTGAGAATAGTCATCTCTTTTTTGCCATTAATGATCATGATGTTTATATGGGTATGCTAACAGTAGGCATCTATCAGTCGCCAACGGGTAAAAAGGCCTGGATTGAAGATGTCGTCGTTGATGAGGCATTCAGAGGACAAGGTGTTGGCCAAACTCTGACAACATTTGCGGTCCGGTTTGCCCGGCAGCATCAAGTGGATCTTTTGGCTTTAACATCTTCTCCTGTTAGGGTTGCGGCCAATAACTTGTATAAGAAACTCGGTTTTCAACCAAAAGAAACTAATGTTTACAAAATGATTTTAATTAAGGACTGTTATGCTTGA
- the ligD gene encoding DNA ligase D yields MGLDQYKKKRNFSKTKEPKTGKSKDTGKLHFVIQKHNATNLHYDFRLEMGGVLKSWAVPKGPSTDPKVRRLAMMVEDHPYSYKDFEGIIPKGEYGGGTVIVWDEGTYEPIEEIQGKDAQDKYLRHLLHAGSLKIRLHGEKLQGEYALVKTHGMGENSWLLIKHKDEFASTVDITEKDKSVLSGKTIAAMAKNSEKVWRNDGDVKLLLKKAPRGKIPIGMKPMLATLVNEPFDDPDWVYEVKWDGYRALGFTLKNGDVQLLSRNNKQFNDRFYPIYDLLKTWKIDVVVDGEILVLNDKGISTFSDLQNWRSEADGNLVYYIFDLIWYDGKDLTNLPLKDRQHILESILPQEDDRIRLSKVFHSSGTDFFKAAQKMGLEGIIAKKLSSTYLADNRSGDWLKIKIHKRQEVVIAGFTRNKDTSKQFSSLLLGVYENGYLHYVGKVGTGFSDQTQKTMMAEFKPLIVNKSPFAEIPDVNKPSRFRPNPPNAVATWLKPELVCEVNFTEVTAEGVFRHPSFVGMRIDKKAKDVVRETAVEVKAIVDLDIPEKEIAKADLHAKAITPPKASARKTLLNPKDETQVRKINGHDLKFTHLSKLYWPKDKVSKRDMFNYYYQVAEYILPYLKDRPMSLNRFPGGIHGKSFYQKDVKGKAPEWAKTFPYTTSEGEKKEYLVGTDEATLLWMASLGCIEMNPWFSRISSPDYPDYCVIDLDPDKNTFDQVVEAALVVKDILDEMDVPCFCKTSGSTGMHIYIPMAARYNYDQSQMFAKIIVSLVHQRIPEYTTLERMVSDRKGKMYLDFLQNRPGATIAGPYSLRPKPGATVSMPLNWDEVKPGLAMKDFNISNAVARLKSEGDLFKGVLGKGVDLEKAINKAKSVFG; encoded by the coding sequence ATGGGACTTGATCAATATAAAAAGAAACGGAATTTCTCTAAAACGAAGGAGCCTAAGACCGGGAAATCCAAGGACACAGGTAAGCTGCATTTTGTGATCCAGAAGCATAATGCAACCAATCTTCATTATGATTTTAGGTTGGAAATGGGAGGTGTGCTAAAAAGCTGGGCAGTTCCTAAAGGCCCTTCAACTGATCCTAAGGTCAGGCGGTTGGCTATGATGGTGGAAGACCATCCTTATAGTTACAAAGATTTTGAAGGGATTATTCCCAAGGGTGAATATGGAGGAGGTACTGTAATTGTTTGGGATGAAGGAACGTATGAGCCCATCGAAGAGATTCAAGGGAAGGATGCCCAGGATAAGTATCTGCGTCATTTATTGCATGCCGGATCATTAAAAATCAGGCTGCATGGGGAAAAGTTACAAGGAGAATATGCATTGGTAAAAACCCATGGAATGGGCGAGAATAGCTGGTTATTAATTAAGCATAAGGATGAGTTTGCTTCTACAGTTGACATTACAGAAAAAGATAAGTCTGTGCTTTCTGGAAAGACTATTGCCGCAATGGCGAAAAATAGCGAAAAAGTATGGCGGAATGATGGGGATGTCAAATTGCTGCTTAAAAAGGCGCCAAGAGGAAAGATACCGATTGGCATGAAGCCTATGTTGGCGACCTTGGTTAATGAGCCTTTTGATGATCCCGATTGGGTTTATGAAGTGAAATGGGACGGTTATAGGGCATTGGGGTTTACGTTGAAAAATGGGGATGTTCAGTTGCTATCTAGAAACAATAAGCAATTTAATGATAGGTTTTACCCTATTTATGATTTGCTGAAAACATGGAAAATAGATGTCGTAGTTGATGGAGAGATTTTAGTGTTGAACGATAAGGGAATCTCTACTTTCTCTGATTTACAGAACTGGCGCAGTGAGGCGGATGGTAACCTTGTTTATTACATTTTTGACCTAATCTGGTATGATGGAAAGGACTTGACCAATCTTCCATTAAAAGATAGGCAGCATATTTTGGAGAGTATTTTACCTCAGGAAGATGATCGGATCCGTTTAAGTAAGGTGTTTCATAGTAGTGGTACTGATTTTTTTAAAGCAGCCCAAAAAATGGGACTGGAAGGAATTATAGCTAAGAAATTAAGCAGTACGTACCTGGCGGATAATCGTTCTGGCGACTGGCTCAAAATAAAGATCCATAAGAGACAGGAAGTGGTTATCGCTGGTTTTACTAGAAATAAAGACACTTCTAAGCAATTCAGTTCACTCTTGTTGGGTGTTTATGAAAATGGGTACTTACATTATGTTGGCAAGGTTGGAACAGGTTTTTCTGATCAAACCCAGAAAACGATGATGGCAGAGTTTAAGCCTCTGATTGTAAACAAAAGCCCTTTTGCAGAAATTCCAGATGTAAACAAGCCATCTCGTTTCCGCCCAAACCCACCAAATGCTGTAGCTACCTGGTTAAAGCCGGAATTGGTGTGCGAGGTGAATTTTACGGAGGTTACTGCAGAAGGTGTTTTCCGTCATCCTTCTTTTGTGGGGATGCGTATTGACAAAAAAGCTAAAGATGTAGTCCGTGAAACGGCGGTAGAGGTTAAGGCTATTGTGGACCTCGACATCCCGGAAAAAGAAATAGCGAAAGCAGACTTGCATGCCAAAGCGATAACGCCGCCAAAGGCAAGTGCACGCAAAACGTTATTAAACCCAAAAGATGAGACCCAAGTACGTAAGATCAATGGGCATGATTTGAAGTTTACGCATCTTAGCAAGCTCTATTGGCCGAAGGATAAAGTAAGCAAAAGGGATATGTTTAATTATTATTACCAGGTTGCAGAATATATTTTGCCTTATCTCAAGGACAGGCCAATGTCGTTGAACCGTTTCCCTGGAGGAATCCATGGGAAAAGTTTTTATCAGAAGGATGTGAAGGGTAAGGCGCCTGAATGGGCGAAAACGTTTCCTTATACAACTAGTGAAGGGGAAAAGAAGGAATATCTGGTGGGCACTGATGAAGCAACGTTGCTCTGGATGGCTTCTCTTGGCTGCATAGAAATGAACCCCTGGTTCAGCAGGATTAGTTCACCAGATTATCCTGATTACTGTGTGATTGACCTTGATCCTGATAAAAACACATTTGATCAGGTCGTTGAAGCAGCACTCGTTGTAAAGGATATTCTTGATGAAATGGATGTACCTTGTTTTTGTAAAACTTCGGGTTCAACGGGGATGCATATATACATCCCAATGGCTGCTCGCTATAATTATGACCAGTCGCAGATGTTTGCTAAGATCATTGTTAGTCTGGTTCATCAGCGTATACCAGAATATACAACTTTGGAAAGAATGGTTTCGGACCGAAAGGGTAAAATGTACCTGGACTTCCTTCAAAACCGGCCTGGAGCTACTATTGCTGGTCCTTATTCTTTACGACCGAAACCTGGTGCGACGGTTTCTATGCCTTTGAACTGGGATGAAGTGAAACCTGGACTGGCCATGAAAGACTTTAATATTTCTAATGCCGTAGCCAGGTTGAAATCTGAGGGGGATTTGTTCAAAGGAGTACTTGGCAAAGGGGTTGATCTGGAGAAAGCTATCAATAAGGCCAAAAGTGTTTTTGGTTAA